The Gorilla gorilla gorilla isolate KB3781 chromosome 23, NHGRI_mGorGor1-v2.1_pri, whole genome shotgun sequence genomic interval gaggggaggaaggagaccTCCACTCACCCTCGGTCCCATCCACTCGGGCCCCCATGGGCACTGCCCACCTCAAGGCGGTGTGCCTGGTGCCTCTTCATGCACCAAGGCTGGCCCGGGCTGCTCCACTTGGAGCTCAGGCCAGCAGAAGCAGACCACCTGTGGCAAGGGAAATGCATTCCCTCTCCCCAGCCACCCCCAGGGGCCCAGCTTCTTGCCTCCTGAAGCCTGCATCCCCTTTCAGGccagggaggctcagagaggtcgtGGGCTTTAGGGTGACCCGTGGGGAGGGAGGTCTCCCCGATAGGGTGGCGGTGGTGGGGACCAGATGGCCCAACAACTGGGAAAGGAACAGAAGGGGGCAAGAAACCAAACTGCCCACTCACTAGCCCCCTGGAGAAAATCACCAGTGACAACCCCCACCCTCCCAAACCTCAGCTTGCCGGGACCTGCAGCTTGGGTTAGCTCCCGGGGACCCGCTGTTGTCCTTCCCTTTGAGCAAGCATGGGTGTGGAGATCTGGGTCCAGGCCCTCTCCACAGTGCCTGCGATGCCAGGGGACCTGCCAGCTGGGCCCGGGCCTCCGCCCCATCCTGACATTGCCACCTCACCTGTGCAATCACTGCgttactattttttcttaaatatctctttctccccccccacccccccatagGAATCccacaatatttttttctatttctttttttttcctctttttttgtttttgtttttttgcaaaaCTAATTCTTTCACTTTCCTGTCATAAAATCACCTCTGAAAACACAACTTCTTTACAAAAAAGTCACGAATGACACGAACTCTCAGGAAAACACATTTCTATGGTCTCTGGAAACACCTGTAACTGGCACCCAGGTGGTCACTCACCTGGGGGAGGGGGTCAGGGGGAAATCACCTCCAAGGACAGAGGAGAAATACCAGCCCTTATTTGGGGGAAAAGCCAATTGGCACTTGGACGGCCACAAAGCCAACACACAGGGCAGGGTAGGGAGGGGCCGAGGAGTATCAGCCCCCGCCCCAACCCTGCGAGGGTCCCCGTTCTACATCCCGGGGAGGGGAGGGCTAGGGCCACGCTGTGGGCCCTGGCAGGGAGATTGGGAAGGAAGGCAGCCTCCCATTCTTAGGACCAAAGGCGCTAGGGTTCTGATCGGCCTCCTGCCAACGTGCTTCTGAGGGAGGGGCCCATGGCAGCACAGCCAGGAAGCCAGCTCCAGCCACGCCTGGAACACACCACCCACGCACAATGGAGACCCGGGAAGTGGCCCAGGGCTGGCCAGCGGGGCCCCGGTCCCAATCCTGGGACCAACACCCTCATTCTCCTGGAGAACACAGCCCCTCTGGTCTCCCCTTTGCCTGCCTGCCCTCCCAGGGCCTGGCCTAAGGCTGGGGCTGTGGCCTCTGCCACTGGCACGGGTGCCTCAGCTCCCAGGCAGCAGAGGGAAACAGAAGCTGCCCAGGACACGGGAGCCTCCTTTGCTTCAGGCAGGCTGGGCTGTGAGAAAGCCTCCGTGGTCAGAAGCAAAAGAGGGGCTGGGACAAGCCGGGAGGCCCTCGGGAATGGATTCTTCAGCATCCTCCCCAAACACCGGGAGGAAGGGGGAGCTTGGAACGGGGTCTCCCTCTCTATCTCGGTCCCCACCATGATGTGAAGTGAAGGTCCGACAGGTTGGGCTGACCACCCTGAGGAgggcaggggggtggggggcacgGTGCCCCCAGCACACCTGGGCCAGGAGGGGAGGCCTGGTGACTTCCACAGCAAACCTCCAGACCCAAGCCTGGTCCCCAGGCCTACTGAGGCGAGAGGCAGTCCAGGCCTTCAATGCCCCTGTTCAAAGGAACTGTAAAGGGTGCCACCCGGCAGCCTGGGGCCTAGCACCCAATGCACGTATGAACCCACGGACAAACACAGCGAGTGGGGCAGACGCACAACTGGAAGTTTCCACGGCAGGTTCTCGTAGCACCTTTGGTCAAGAACTGAAGGGGCCTTTAGATGCGGGGAGGCTGTGGCCAGGCGCACCCTCTGCCAGTTCCTCCCACCATTGAGGGGGTTAGGAAAgagccagggctggggcagggcatAGGGGGTCTACTTAGGCCTCGTCCAAAATCGAGCAGGGAAGACCCCGCCCTGGCCCAACTTCTGATGCCCTGGCTGATGTGGAGGGAGGAGCCGAGTCAGGCCTCATCCTTGGCCTCTGCCTGGGACTTTGCCAAACAGGCAGGAAGCCCTCCTCCTGCCTAGGCATCTGCAGGAAGGAAAGGGACTGTGTCCACCCTCGGTGGGGGTCTCCTAAGGGCCCCACAGCTGCCAGGTTAGCACCGAGAAATCAGACGCCGCACAGGAGAGCAGGAAGCAAGCTAGAGAGACAGGTGGGATGTGGAAGGGGCAGAGGAACCCTAGTTTCTAGGGCTTTCCAGAAACCACCCAGTGGGCTCTACCATGCATGGGCAGGGGGTGTGCCCTTCTCCTGCCCCATTCCAGGGTGGCCCCTACCCCCGGCTTTCTGGGACCCCAAATACCCAGCCCCATCCCTGGGTCAACACCGAGCCATTTGAGACAAGCAAAGCACAGGGAGAGAGGGCTGGGGGCAAGGGTGGGGTGGGAGCGAGAGTATGAATTCGGGCAGGAGGGCCCCCCCAAGCCCCCCTCCTTGGTGGAGCCCCCTCACTTGCTAGACCCAATGCTGCCACCGCCCCCAGCGGCGCCTGCTACCCCAGCAGCCACCTTCTCGAAATCCTCAGGGTTGCAGAATTCCTTGATTGTGACCGTCAGGAGGTTGCTGGTGACATCGGTGACGACCACATTGGAGCAGGGTGACATCTCGGGGCGCCAGTCCCCAGCCTCGGGCTCGGAGGAGGCACCGGCGGGCTCAGGGGCCGTGGGAGGTGCCGGGCCGGCAGCAGCTGTGACCTCAGGCGGTGCCCGCTTGCTGGTGGCTGCCGACTCGGGAGGGAGGGACAGGTCGAGCACCTCCGGCTCGCGCCAGCTGGGGGCGGATGGGCTCACGGTCTCGGGGAGGAGCTTGGGGGGCGTGTCGTCGGGGTCAGAGGACTGTGGTGTAGGCGAGGGGCAGCCGGAGGAGCCAGAGCTGCGGGCGTCGTAGGTGGCGGCGGGGGCGGCCAGAAGCAGCCCAGGGCCCGGGGCTGAGGCCTCAGCCTTGCCGGGGGACGGGGCTACCAGGGGGGCGGGCGGAGGCTTGTACAGCGCAAAGGCGCCGAACTTCATGTGGCGGATCTGTGTACGCAGGACGCTCTCGCTGAACTTCTTGCTCTTGCCTATAACGCGGTTCCGCGAGGGGACTTTGGGGCGGGCCAGCGCCCCGGCCCCCTGCCCGGCGCCCCCGCCGCCAGCGCCCTTGTCGATCACCTTCAGGTTCAGGATGATGCGGTTCCGCTTGGGCTCCCGCGGCTTCACCTTGCGGTTGATGA includes:
- the CBX6 gene encoding chromobox protein homolog 6, whose product is MELSAVGERVFAAESIIKRRIRKGRIEYLVKWKGWAIKYSTWEPEENILDSRLIAAFEQKERERELYGPKKRGPKPKTFLLKARAQAEALRISDVHFSVKPSASASSPKLHSSAAVHRLKKDIRRCHRMSRRPLPRPDPQGGSPGLRPPISPFSETVRIINRKVKPREPKRNRIILNLKVIDKGAGGGGAGQGAGALARPKVPSRNRVIGKSKKFSESVLRTQIRHMKFGAFALYKPPPAPLVAPSPGKAEASAPGPGLLLAAPAATYDARSSGSSGCPSPTPQSSDPDDTPPKLLPETVSPSAPSWREPEVLDLSLPPESAATSKRAPPEVTAAAGPAPPTAPEPAGASSEPEAGDWRPEMSPCSNVVVTDVTSNLLTVTIKEFCNPEDFEKVAAGVAGAAGGGGSIGSSK